One genomic window of Pseudomonas sp. LFM046 includes the following:
- the peaA gene encoding quinohemoprotein amine dehydrogenase subunit alpha, translating into MASLMFAQAHAAEEGPALLKSKCMGCHIPEGNDSYSRISHQRKTPEGWLMSIGRMQVMHGLQISDEDRRTLVKYLADKQGLAPSETEGVRYAMERRLNTVEKFDDHLSQMCGRCHSGARVALQRRPAKEWEHLVNFHLGQWPSLEYQAQSRDRDWLDIALKETVPELAKRFPLENQAWADWQKAKPKADVLPGQWSFSGHMLTKGDVRGVMTVTADKGDTFKVDVKGQYADGTPFTGSGSAILYNGYEWRGNVKIGDTTLRQVFAALNGEMKGRMFEAAHDERGLDFSAAKEGNAKLLAVQPAHLKAGSEAELTLVGSGLSGSPEFGPGIEVVKVLEVTPKQIRVKVKAAADAAPGVHSVALGSLKGVELAVYKDISEVKVVPEFSIARIGENGGSTPKVQGRFEAEAWGKGADGQPYRIGYLPAKWSVEPFDERAKEDQDVKFAGVMQKDGIFVPGGAGPNPERKMMTNNAGNLKVVAQLEDGGQKGEGHLIVTVQRWNNPPLP; encoded by the coding sequence ATGGCGTCTCTGATGTTCGCCCAGGCCCATGCAGCGGAGGAGGGGCCGGCCCTCCTCAAGTCCAAGTGCATGGGGTGCCACATCCCCGAAGGCAACGACTCCTATAGCCGCATCAGCCACCAGCGCAAGACCCCCGAAGGCTGGCTGATGAGCATCGGTCGCATGCAGGTGATGCACGGCCTCCAGATCAGCGACGAAGACCGTCGCACCCTGGTCAAGTACCTCGCGGACAAGCAAGGCCTGGCGCCCAGCGAGACGGAGGGTGTGCGCTACGCCATGGAGCGCCGTCTGAACACCGTCGAGAAGTTCGACGACCATCTGAGCCAGATGTGTGGCCGCTGCCACTCGGGCGCCCGTGTCGCCCTGCAGCGTCGTCCCGCGAAAGAGTGGGAGCACCTGGTCAATTTCCACCTCGGCCAGTGGCCGTCCCTCGAATACCAGGCCCAGTCCCGCGATCGTGACTGGCTGGACATCGCCCTCAAGGAAACCGTGCCCGAGCTGGCCAAGCGCTTCCCGCTGGAAAACCAGGCCTGGGCCGACTGGCAGAAAGCCAAGCCCAAGGCGGATGTCCTGCCGGGGCAGTGGAGCTTCAGCGGCCACATGCTGACCAAGGGTGATGTGCGCGGCGTGATGACCGTGACCGCCGACAAAGGCGACACCTTCAAGGTGGATGTGAAGGGCCAGTACGCCGACGGCACGCCCTTTACCGGCAGCGGCTCGGCCATCCTCTACAACGGCTACGAATGGCGCGGCAACGTGAAGATCGGCGACACCACCCTGCGCCAGGTCTTCGCTGCCCTGAACGGCGAGATGAAGGGCCGCATGTTCGAAGCCGCCCATGACGAGCGTGGCCTGGACTTCAGCGCCGCGAAGGAAGGCAACGCCAAGCTGCTGGCCGTCCAGCCGGCGCACCTCAAGGCAGGCAGCGAAGCTGAACTGACCCTGGTGGGCAGCGGCCTTTCCGGCTCGCCGGAGTTCGGCCCGGGCATCGAAGTGGTGAAGGTGCTGGAAGTCACGCCGAAGCAGATCCGCGTCAAGGTCAAGGCTGCCGCCGATGCCGCACCGGGCGTACACAGCGTGGCGCTGGGTTCGCTCAAGGGTGTCGAGCTGGCCGTCTACAAGGACATCAGTGAGGTGAAGGTGGTGCCCGAGTTCTCCATCGCCCGCATCGGCGAGAACGGCGGCTCCACCCCCAAGGTCCAGGGCCGCTTCGAGGCCGAGGCCTGGGGCAAGGGCGCTGACGGTCAGCCGTATCGCATCGGCTACCTGCCGGCGAAATGGTCGGTCGAGCCCTTCGACGAGCGCGCCAAGGAAGACCAGGACGTGAAGTTCGCTGGTGTGATGCAGAAGGACGGCATCTTCGTGCCCGGCGGCGCCGGTCCGAACCCGGAACGCAAGATGATGACCAACAACGCGGGCAACCTGAAGGTGGTCGCCCAGCTGGAGGACGGCGGTCAGAAGGGCGAAGGCCACCTGATCGTCACCGTACAGCGCTGGAACAACCCGCCACTGCCGTAA
- the peaB gene encoding quinohemoprotein amine dehydrogenase maturation protein, producing MGAILNLVERNLHEVRVDADRMLFHIPSSSLFAADEVTGGIIDALRQQGCTSEDLVQRLGGRFAGQEINETLRELIALEVVSDGSPLTPEIGISKVERTALNTVVLNVNTGCNLSCTYCYKEDLDKPSAGKKMNAETAEASVEMLLRESPDEERYSVVFFGGEPLSNRPLIEHMVDYCERRFAEAGKQVEFIMTTNATLLTEELIDYLNAHRFGLSISIDGPKTVHDRNRITVGGQGTYDVVRRKVDLLLSRYRSRPVGARVTLTRGITDVETIWNHLFNELGFAEVGFAPVTSGDMANFNLTNEELVEVFANMKALGRRYLEAALEHRNIGFSNLHQLITDIHEGHKKALPCGAGLKMLAVDHKGELNLCHRFTGSSLPTFGNVHSGVKQVELNDFLSQRLDRTGTGCDSCRIRNLCSGGCYHESYARYGDPTHPTYHYCELMRDWVDFGIEVYSRIMAVNPAFISSYISPRKAH from the coding sequence ATGGGCGCAATCTTGAATCTGGTCGAACGCAATCTGCACGAAGTACGGGTCGATGCCGACCGCATGCTGTTCCATATCCCGAGCAGTTCGCTGTTCGCCGCCGACGAAGTCACCGGCGGCATCATCGACGCCCTGCGTCAGCAGGGCTGTACCTCGGAAGACCTGGTGCAACGCCTGGGTGGGCGTTTCGCCGGGCAGGAAATCAACGAGACCCTGCGCGAGCTGATCGCGCTGGAAGTGGTCAGTGACGGCTCGCCGCTGACGCCGGAAATCGGCATCAGCAAGGTCGAGCGCACCGCGCTGAACACTGTGGTGCTGAACGTCAACACCGGCTGCAACCTGAGCTGTACTTACTGCTACAAGGAAGACCTGGACAAGCCCTCGGCCGGCAAGAAGATGAATGCCGAAACCGCCGAGGCGTCCGTGGAGATGCTGCTGCGCGAATCGCCTGATGAAGAACGCTACAGCGTGGTCTTCTTCGGGGGTGAGCCGCTGTCCAACCGCCCGTTGATCGAGCACATGGTGGACTACTGTGAGCGTCGCTTCGCCGAGGCCGGCAAGCAGGTGGAGTTCATCATGACCACCAACGCCACGCTGCTCACCGAGGAGCTCATCGACTACCTCAACGCCCATCGCTTCGGGCTGTCGATCAGCATCGACGGACCGAAGACGGTGCACGACCGCAACCGCATCACCGTGGGCGGGCAGGGCACCTATGACGTGGTGCGGCGCAAGGTGGACCTGCTGCTGTCGCGCTACCGCAGTCGCCCGGTGGGCGCGCGGGTGACGCTGACCCGTGGCATCACCGACGTCGAAACCATCTGGAACCACCTGTTCAACGAACTGGGTTTCGCCGAGGTGGGTTTCGCGCCGGTCACATCCGGTGACATGGCCAACTTCAACCTCACGAACGAGGAGTTGGTGGAAGTCTTCGCCAACATGAAGGCCCTGGGGCGACGCTACCTGGAGGCGGCGCTGGAGCACCGCAACATCGGCTTCTCCAACCTGCACCAGCTGATCACCGACATCCATGAGGGTCACAAGAAGGCGCTGCCCTGCGGTGCCGGGCTGAAGATGCTGGCGGTGGACCACAAGGGCGAGCTGAACCTGTGCCACCGCTTCACCGGCTCCAGCCTGCCCACCTTCGGCAACGTGCACAGCGGCGTGAAGCAAGTCGAGCTGAACGACTTCCTCTCCCAGCGCCTGGACCGCACCGGCACCGGTTGCGACAGCTGCCGCATCCGCAACCTGTGCTCCGGCGGCTGCTACCACGAGAGCTACGCCCGCTACGGCGACCCCACTCACCCGACCTATCACTACTGCGAGCTGATGCGCGACTGGGTGGACTTCGGCATCGAAGTCTACAGCCGCATCATGGCCGTCAATCCGGCCTTCATCAGCAGCTACATCTCTCCGCGGAAGGCGCACTGA
- the qhpC gene encoding quinohemoprotein amine dehydrogenase subunit gamma — protein sequence MKHLKPLNNKAQMLEKAAAEDRIEEVIAMSAVAGCTATTDPGWEVDAFGGVASLCQPMEADLYGCSDPCWWPAQVPDMMSTYQDWNAQAVSSQEDWRNLGTVFPKDK from the coding sequence ATGAAACATCTGAAGCCGCTCAACAACAAAGCACAAATGCTCGAAAAAGCCGCAGCCGAAGATCGCATCGAGGAAGTCATCGCCATGAGCGCGGTGGCCGGTTGCACCGCCACCACCGACCCGGGCTGGGAAGTGGATGCCTTTGGTGGCGTCGCCTCCCTCTGCCAGCCGATGGAAGCCGACCTCTACGGCTGCTCCGACCCTTGCTGGTGGCCCGCCCAGGTGCCGGACATGATGAGCACCTATCAGGACTGGAACGCCCAGGCGGTCAGCTCGCAAGAGGACTGGCGCAACCTCGGCACCGTATTCCCGAAAGACAAATGA
- the peaD gene encoding quinohemoprotein amine dehydrogenase subunit beta, translating to MKFKAIASLATAVAGLALGANAWAADASGPALKPGHEYMIATNYPNNLHVVDLATDSLYKTCRLPDAFGPGTAMMAPDHKTAYLLNNHFGDLYGVDLDTCKTVFHAKLSQKPGEKVRSMFAFALSPDGKELYSVVNPTEMLNDHYVVKQPRLEVFNTADGLDAKPVRSFPVPRQLYIMRAGDDGTLYIAGPDIYKMDVKTGKYEVAVPGRNWQRPLYSAPDVLYFWPHQTPFHEFSMLYTTAKFKDDKQDLATADYIYGYVSIDLKTGKATVQDFAPLTELYFTGLRSPKDPNQMFGVLNRLAKYDIKEQKLIKAANLDHSYYCVAFNTKGTKLYLAGTFNDIAVYDPDSLEKVKNIKLPGGDMAITTTQVFVR from the coding sequence ATGAAATTCAAAGCCATCGCCAGCCTGGCCACCGCCGTCGCCGGCCTCGCACTGGGCGCCAATGCCTGGGCCGCGGACGCGTCCGGTCCGGCACTCAAGCCCGGTCATGAGTACATGATCGCCACCAACTACCCGAACAACCTGCACGTGGTGGATCTCGCCACCGACAGCCTCTACAAGACCTGCCGCCTGCCTGACGCCTTCGGCCCCGGCACCGCGATGATGGCGCCGGACCACAAGACCGCCTACCTGCTCAACAACCACTTCGGCGACCTCTACGGCGTCGACCTGGACACCTGCAAGACGGTGTTCCACGCCAAGCTGTCGCAGAAGCCCGGCGAGAAGGTTCGCTCCATGTTCGCCTTCGCCCTGAGCCCGGACGGCAAGGAGCTGTACAGCGTGGTCAACCCGACCGAGATGCTGAACGACCACTACGTGGTCAAGCAGCCGCGCCTGGAAGTCTTCAATACCGCGGATGGCCTGGATGCCAAGCCGGTGCGCAGCTTCCCGGTGCCGCGCCAGCTCTACATCATGCGCGCCGGTGATGACGGCACCCTGTATATCGCCGGCCCGGACATCTACAAGATGGACGTGAAGACCGGCAAGTACGAGGTGGCGGTGCCTGGCCGCAACTGGCAGCGTCCGCTCTACAGCGCACCGGACGTGCTGTACTTCTGGCCGCACCAGACGCCGTTCCACGAGTTCTCGATGCTCTACACCACGGCCAAGTTCAAGGACGATAAGCAGGACCTGGCCACCGCCGACTACATCTATGGCTACGTCAGCATCGACCTGAAGACCGGCAAGGCCACGGTGCAGGACTTCGCGCCGCTGACCGAGCTGTACTTCACCGGCCTGCGCTCGCCGAAGGACCCGAACCAGATGTTCGGCGTGCTCAACCGCCTGGCCAAGTACGACATCAAGGAGCAGAAGCTGATCAAGGCCGCCAACCTGGATCACTCCTACTACTGCGTGGCCTTCAACACCAAGGGCACCAAGCTGTACCTGGCCGGTACCTTCAACGACATCGCCGTGTACGACCCGGACAGCCTGGAGAAGGTGAAGAACATCAAGCTGCCGGGCGGCGATATGGCGATCACCACGACGCAGGTGTTCGTGCGCTGA
- a CDS encoding AMP-binding protein has protein sequence MNHQSYTRGRQDKDLLAMTIGAAFDATVAQFPEREALVVRHQGLRFSWQALAEAVDRHARALLALGLNSGDRLGIWAPNCAEWCITQFASAKIGAILVNINPAYRSSELEYALKQSGCRWVICADAFKTSDYHAMFQGLVPELASAEPGSLACEKLPELRGVISLSATPPAGFLPWATLQQKAGEVSAEALAERQASLQFDDPINIQYTSGTTGFPKGATLSHYNILNNGYMVGESLGLTEHDRLVIPVPLYHCFGMVMGNLGCVTHGSTMIYPGDAFDPLTTLRAVSEEKATALYGVPTMFIAELDHPQRGEFDLSSLRTGIMAGATCPIEVMRRVINEMHMSEVQIAYGMTETSPVSLQTGPDDELEIRVTTVGRTQPHLESKIVDAEGRIVPRGTIGELCTRGYSVMLGYWNNPQATADAIDPGRWMHTGDLASMDENGYVCIVGRSKDMIIRGGENIYPRELEEFFFTHPAVADVQVIGIPCSKYGEEIVAWIKFHPGHSATEEELRTWAKERIAHFKVPRHFRFVEAFPMTVTGKIQKFRMREISIEELTPPKDDKVTAIR, from the coding sequence ATGAATCACCAGAGCTACACCCGGGGGCGGCAGGACAAGGACCTGCTTGCCATGACCATCGGCGCGGCATTCGATGCCACGGTTGCCCAGTTCCCCGAGCGCGAAGCGCTGGTGGTGCGGCATCAGGGGCTGCGCTTCAGCTGGCAGGCGCTGGCTGAAGCGGTGGACCGCCACGCCCGCGCCTTGCTCGCCCTGGGCCTGAACAGCGGCGACCGCCTCGGGATCTGGGCACCCAACTGCGCCGAGTGGTGCATCACCCAGTTCGCCAGCGCCAAGATCGGCGCCATCCTGGTGAACATCAATCCGGCCTACCGCAGCAGCGAACTGGAATACGCCCTGAAGCAATCCGGTTGCCGTTGGGTGATCTGTGCCGATGCGTTCAAGACGTCCGATTACCACGCCATGTTCCAGGGGCTGGTGCCCGAGCTGGCCAGTGCCGAGCCGGGTTCGCTGGCCTGCGAGAAGCTGCCCGAGCTGCGCGGCGTGATCAGCCTCTCCGCCACGCCGCCCGCCGGTTTCCTGCCCTGGGCGACGCTGCAGCAGAAGGCCGGGGAAGTCAGCGCCGAAGCCCTGGCCGAGCGCCAGGCCAGCCTGCAGTTCGATGACCCCATCAATATCCAGTACACCTCCGGCACCACCGGCTTCCCGAAAGGCGCCACCCTCAGTCACTACAACATCCTCAACAACGGCTACATGGTGGGCGAGAGCCTCGGCCTGACCGAGCACGACCGCCTGGTGATCCCGGTGCCGCTGTACCACTGCTTCGGCATGGTGATGGGCAATCTGGGCTGCGTGACCCACGGCTCGACCATGATCTATCCGGGTGATGCCTTCGACCCGCTGACGACCCTGCGCGCCGTGTCCGAGGAAAAGGCCACCGCCCTCTATGGCGTGCCCACCATGTTCATCGCCGAACTGGATCACCCGCAGCGCGGCGAGTTCGACCTGTCCAGCCTGCGCACCGGGATCATGGCCGGCGCCACCTGCCCGATCGAGGTCATGCGCCGGGTCATCAACGAGATGCACATGAGCGAAGTGCAGATCGCCTACGGCATGACCGAGACCAGCCCGGTCTCCCTGCAGACCGGCCCGGACGACGAACTGGAGATCCGCGTGACCACGGTCGGCCGCACCCAGCCGCACCTGGAAAGCAAGATCGTCGACGCCGAGGGCCGGATCGTCCCGCGCGGCACCATCGGTGAACTCTGCACCCGTGGCTACAGCGTGATGCTGGGCTACTGGAACAACCCCCAGGCCACGGCGGACGCCATCGATCCGGGCCGTTGGATGCACACCGGCGACCTCGCCTCCATGGACGAGAACGGCTACGTCTGCATCGTCGGCCGCAGCAAGGACATGATCATCCGCGGCGGCGAGAACATTTACCCGCGCGAGCTGGAAGAGTTCTTCTTCACCCACCCGGCCGTGGCCGACGTGCAGGTGATCGGCATTCCTTGCAGCAAGTACGGCGAAGAGATCGTCGCCTGGATCAAGTTCCACCCCGGCCACAGCGCCACCGAAGAGGAGCTGCGCACCTGGGCCAAGGAACGCATCGCCCATTTCAAGGTGCCGCGCCATTTCCGCTTCGTGGAGGCCTTCCCGATGACCGTGACCGGCAAGATCCAGAAGTTCCGCATGCGTGAGATCAGCATCGAAGAACTGACCCCGCCGAAGGACGACAAGGTGACGGCGATTCGGTAG
- a CDS encoding AraC family transcriptional regulator, whose protein sequence is MTGTSAEKGTISVRLVHEALLELRQRGFDDSGLLSQAGIPAELLAKPYGRVSSHLYGQLWLLIARAMDDEFFGMNPRRMKSGSFAYLTRAAVKEPTVEAALALSLQWLDLIFDGLSPRLERHSGLAEIILDEPAGQQCRAFSYFTLWLMIHGLLCWLAGRRIPILGVDLRCPAPDYVEDYRVMFSTNLRFSRPQTRLLFNADCLELPVRRSQRDLKRFLAGLPANILVRYRDPQSLAARIKAYLRSLKPERWPDVEGLSSHFYMAPSTLRRKLSLEGQSYQGLKDQVRRDLAIARLDSGEGNFSELAFELGFADTSAFYKAFKKWTGSTPGQYRALIHPDSS, encoded by the coding sequence ATGACAGGCACGTCCGCCGAGAAAGGCACCATCTCCGTCCGCCTGGTCCATGAAGCCCTGCTGGAACTGCGCCAGCGGGGCTTCGACGATTCCGGACTTCTGAGCCAGGCCGGCATTCCCGCCGAACTGTTGGCCAAGCCCTATGGGCGGGTGTCGTCGCACTTGTACGGGCAACTCTGGCTGCTGATCGCGCGAGCCATGGACGACGAGTTCTTCGGCATGAATCCGCGACGGATGAAGTCCGGCAGCTTCGCCTACCTGACCCGCGCGGCGGTCAAGGAACCGACGGTGGAGGCGGCCCTGGCGCTGTCGCTGCAATGGCTCGACCTCATCTTCGACGGCCTCTCGCCGCGTCTTGAGCGGCACAGCGGCCTGGCGGAAATCATTCTGGACGAGCCTGCGGGCCAGCAGTGCCGCGCCTTCAGTTACTTCACCCTGTGGCTGATGATCCACGGCCTGCTGTGTTGGCTGGCGGGGCGGCGCATCCCCATCCTCGGCGTCGACCTGCGCTGCCCGGCACCGGACTACGTCGAGGACTACCGGGTGATGTTCAGCACCAACCTGCGCTTCTCCCGGCCCCAGACCCGCCTGCTGTTCAACGCCGACTGCCTGGAGCTGCCCGTGCGCCGCAGCCAGCGTGACCTGAAGCGCTTCCTCGCCGGTCTGCCGGCGAACATCCTGGTGCGCTACCGCGACCCGCAGAGCCTGGCCGCTCGCATCAAGGCGTACCTGCGCAGCCTGAAACCGGAGCGCTGGCCCGATGTGGAGGGGCTGTCCAGCCACTTCTACATGGCGCCCTCCACCCTGCGCCGCAAGCTGTCCCTGGAAGGCCAGTCCTACCAGGGGCTGAAAGACCAGGTGCGGCGCGACCTGGCCATCGCCCGGCTGGACAGCGGCGAGGGCAATTTCAGCGAACTGGCCTTCGAACTGGGCTTCGCCGACACCAGCGCCTTCTACAAGGCCTTCAAGAAATGGACCGGCTCGACGCCGGGGCAATACCGCGCGCTGATCCATCCCGATTCAAGTTGA
- a CDS encoding methyl-accepting chemotaxis protein, whose protein sequence is MSLNRLSIQWKITLLAGLCLLAIVAVLIGISLYRMGAGTELVKANSAQMLEASARERMQGEGKVQALTIQRYFMAAYQDGLNFSRQVLLQRRQAQQLQVDSQTLRGALHQQVKEALQANPQLLSLYVVFEPNALDNSDALYANRAELGSNETGRFSTYWAQRGGNLSTLAPTEQMIIDATPMLDGSPFNTWFNCPKKTLKPCLLDPYFDDASGQKTLITTLTFPVIEDGRMLGVVGMDISLSNLQQLAASGSQGLYQGEGAISILSPAGLLAGYSKDAGLLGQGLAKAYPTEATQLLSLQRQGQPYEQQSRDHLQVLAPLQPIPDSKPWAVLLDVPMQTLLAPALELQKDLDSRNAQGTWLELLFGLAAAIAGLLLVWLTARGVTRPILGVAAMLRDIASGEGDLTRRLDYARQDELGELAGWFNRFLDKLQPIIADVKRSVQDARSTADQSAAIASQTSAGMQQQYREVDQVATASHEMSATAQDVARSAAQAADAARGADQATREGLGVIGRTTSAIEQLASEMNVAMEEVQALASSSEQIGSVLEVIRAIAEQTNLLALNAAIEAARAGEAGRGFAVVADEVRNLAKRTQDSVEEIRQVIEGLQHGTREVVGSMHSSHRQAQGSVAQVEQAVAALQRIGDAVTVITDMNLQIASAAEEQSAVAEEINRNVAAIRDVTESLSGQAEESAQVSQALNRLANHQQGLMQQFRA, encoded by the coding sequence ATGTCCCTCAATCGCCTTTCCATCCAGTGGAAGATCACCCTGCTGGCCGGCCTCTGCCTGCTGGCCATCGTTGCCGTGCTGATTGGCATCTCGCTCTACCGAATGGGGGCCGGCACCGAGCTGGTCAAGGCCAACAGCGCGCAGATGCTGGAAGCCTCCGCCCGTGAGCGCATGCAGGGGGAGGGCAAGGTGCAGGCGCTGACCATCCAGCGCTACTTCATGGCGGCCTACCAGGACGGCCTCAACTTCTCCCGTCAGGTGCTGTTGCAGCGGCGCCAGGCCCAACAGCTTCAGGTGGACAGCCAGACCCTGCGCGGGGCGCTGCACCAGCAGGTGAAGGAGGCGCTCCAGGCGAACCCGCAGTTGCTCAGCCTCTACGTGGTGTTCGAGCCGAACGCCCTGGACAATAGCGATGCCCTCTATGCCAATCGCGCCGAACTCGGCAGCAACGAAACCGGGCGCTTCTCCACTTACTGGGCCCAGCGTGGCGGCAACCTGAGTACCCTCGCGCCGACCGAGCAGATGATCATCGACGCGACCCCGATGCTCGATGGCAGCCCCTTCAATACCTGGTTCAATTGCCCGAAGAAGACCCTCAAGCCCTGCCTGCTGGACCCGTATTTCGATGATGCCTCGGGCCAGAAAACCCTGATCACCACCCTGACGTTCCCGGTGATCGAAGATGGCCGCATGCTCGGCGTGGTGGGCATGGACATCAGCCTCAGCAACCTCCAGCAACTGGCCGCCAGCGGTAGCCAGGGCCTCTACCAGGGCGAGGGCGCCATCAGCATCCTCAGCCCCGCCGGCCTGCTCGCCGGTTACAGCAAGGACGCCGGCCTGCTCGGCCAGGGCCTCGCCAAGGCCTACCCGACCGAAGCCACCCAGTTGCTGAGCCTGCAGCGCCAGGGCCAGCCCTACGAGCAGCAGTCCCGCGACCACTTGCAGGTGCTTGCACCGTTGCAGCCCATCCCGGATTCCAAGCCTTGGGCGGTGTTGCTGGACGTGCCGATGCAGACCCTGCTGGCACCGGCCCTGGAACTGCAGAAGGACCTGGACAGCCGCAATGCCCAGGGCACCTGGCTGGAGCTGCTGTTCGGCCTTGCCGCCGCCATCGCCGGCCTGCTGCTGGTGTGGCTTACCGCCCGCGGCGTGACCCGGCCGATCCTGGGCGTCGCCGCCATGCTCCGCGACATCGCCAGCGGCGAGGGCGACCTCACCCGCCGCCTCGACTACGCCCGTCAGGACGAACTGGGCGAGCTGGCCGGCTGGTTCAACCGCTTCCTCGACAAGCTCCAGCCGATCATCGCCGACGTCAAACGTTCGGTGCAGGACGCCCGCAGCACCGCCGACCAGTCCGCCGCCATCGCCAGCCAGACCAGCGCCGGCATGCAGCAGCAGTACCGCGAAGTCGACCAGGTGGCCACCGCCTCCCACGAGATGAGCGCCACCGCCCAGGACGTCGCGCGCAGCGCCGCGCAGGCCGCCGACGCCGCCCGGGGCGCCGACCAGGCCACCCGCGAGGGCCTCGGCGTGATCGGCCGCACCACCAGCGCCATCGAGCAACTGGCCAGCGAGATGAACGTCGCCATGGAGGAGGTGCAGGCCCTGGCCAGCAGCAGCGAGCAGATCGGCTCGGTGCTCGAGGTGATCCGCGCCATCGCCGAGCAGACCAACCTGCTGGCGCTCAACGCCGCCATCGAGGCGGCCCGCGCCGGCGAGGCCGGGCGCGGTTTCGCCGTGGTCGCCGACGAGGTGCGCAACCTGGCCAAGCGCACCCAGGACTCGGTGGAGGAGATCCGCCAGGTGATCGAGGGCCTGCAGCACGGCACCCGCGAGGTGGTCGGCTCGATGCACAGCAGCCACCGCCAGGCCCAGGGCAGCGTCGCGCAGGTCGAGCAGGCGGTGGCGGCCTTGCAGCGCATCGGCGACGCGGTGACCGTGATCACCGACATGAACCTGCAGATCGCCAGCGCCGCCGAGGAGCAGAGCGCGGTGGCCGAGGAGATCAACCGCAACGTCGCGGCGATCCGCGACGTCACCGAATCCCTCTCCGGCCAGGCCGAGGAATCGGCGCAGGTCAGCCAGGCGCTGAACCGCCTGGCCAACCACCAGCAGGGGCTGATGCAGCAGTTCCGCGCCTGA